One uncultured Draconibacterium sp. genomic window, AAGAAAAGGAGTTTTTGAAAAACAAAACTTTTCACGGAAACGAAATTGTTGCCAATACTCGCCGTATGGCATTAATGAATATGTTTTTGCACAACATTGGCGAAATTGATGGCGAAACATTGGTTTCTTCGGCAGATGCTTTGGTTTCGGACAATGGAATCCGCTACGATTATGTATTGGCAAATCCGCCTTTTGGTAAAAAAAGCAGTATGACCATTACCAACGAAGAAGGCAAACAAGAAAAGCAGGATTACATTATCAATCGTCAGGATTTTGTGGCTACCACAGCCAACAAGCAACTGAACTTTTTACAACACATAAAAACGCTTTTGAAACTCACAGGCGAAGCAGCCGTTGTACTTCCCGACAATGTTTTATTTGAAGGTGGTGCAGGCGAAACCGTTCGGAAAGAATTGATGAAAACAACCGAACTTCATACAATTTTACGTCTTCCAACAGGAATTTTTTATGCACAAGGCGTAAAAGCAAATGTGTTGTTTTTCGACAATAAACCAGCTTCAAAAGACCCTTGGACAAAAGATGTTTGGATTTATGACTATCGCAGTAACATAAGCCATACACTCAAGAAAAACCCAATGACTTCGGAGCATTTGCAAGATTTTGTAAAACTCTACAATCCCGAAAACAGAAACAAAAGAACGGAAACTTACAGCGAAACAAATCCCGAAGGACGTTGGAGAAAATTCACCTATGCCGAAATCATTGAGCGAGATACAACGAATCTTGACATATTTTGGATTAAGGATAAAAGTTTAACCGATTTAGACAATTTACCCGACCCAGATGTTTTGGCAAACGAAATCATTGAAAATATAGAAGCTGGACTAAATAGTTTTAAAGAAATAATGGAAACAATAAATGGTGATGAAAGCTAAAGCCAGCCCGAAAGCCATACACATTTGCAATTCGCACGAGCCAATGCTCGACCAAAAATTGCAAAAGAGTATGTCTTGCCAACGCACGGACAGAGTAAGCAGCAAAAATGAAAGATAAATTGACTGGAAAAATGAACAACGAAACGCTAACATCGTGTATAAAACATTTGGCGGATAGTGCTAATTTCAAGTGTGTTACATTTAATAAACATTGTAGCGGTTTGACAGGAAAGTGCTTCGAAATGCCAAACGTTTCATACACGTGACCGTCAGACTGTCTAAAAACCTTTTTTAAGAGGAATTTATTCAGACTGTAGTTTGTGATTTGAACCAAATATTGAAACGTCAGACCGTTAAAAATAGTTATTAGACAGACTGCCGTTAGCGGTCAGTTTGAAAAATCGAAACGACACAGACTAACTGAATATAAAACAATTAAAAATAAATACTAACCCATAGAAAAAGGTCAAAAATGCGATACAAACGATTAAAATTAAGTGCCGTACTCTTGTTAGGACTTGGGCTGACAGCATTACAGGCGCAAGAAAGTATTAACCCTACAGGCGGCAACGCTTCGGGCAGCGGAGGCTCAATAAGCTATTCCATCGGCCAGGTTGCGTACCAAACTCACACCGGAACAAATGGTTCAGTAGCTGAGGGAGTGCAACAACCATTCGAAATTTCGGTACTAACTGGTATTGAAGAAGCAAAAGGTATAAATTTTTCAGTTACTGCTTACCCTAATCCAACAACCGATTATCTTACATTGGAAGTGAAAGACTTTGACGTTTCAAATTTATTGTACCAACTGTATGATACAAATGGTAGACTTTTGCAAAACCAAAAAATTACAGGCAAGCAAACCAGCATTGTTATGAGCAATTTTGTGCCGGCAACGTATTTTGTAAAAGTAACCGAAGGAAACAAAGAAGTAAAAACGTTTAAAATTATTAAAAACTAGATAATTATGAGTAAAATATACTCTATAATAATTGCCGTACTATTATCGGTAAGTGGTTTCGCTCAATCACCGGAAAAAATGAGCTATCAGGCGGTAATCCGCAATAGCAGCGATGCTTTAGTTATAAACACACAAATTGGTATGCAAATAAGTATTTTGCAGGGATCAGCAAATGGAACTGCTGTTTATATAGAAACTCAAGAACCAACCACCAATGCAAATGGTTTGGTAAGTTTAGAAATTGGAGCAGGAACAACTAACGATGATTTTACTTCCATTGATTGGGCAAACGGACCCTATTTCATTAAAACAGAAACCGACCCAACTGGTGGCATAAGCTACACAATAACAGGCACAAGTCAATTATTGAGTGTACCGTATGCTTTACATGCAAAAACGGCTGAGACAATTTTAGGCGGAATAACCGAAACCGACCCAACTTTTACCGCTTGGGACAAATCAACCGGCATTTCAGTTACAGAAAGTCAAATTTCAGATTTACAGGCCTACTTAACAGCCGAAGTAGATCCTCAATTCGCTTCATGGGATAAAGCGACTGGCATAGTCATTACCGAGTCTCAAATCTCCGACTTACAAACTTACCTTACTGTAGAAACCGACCCAACTTTTACCGCTTGGGATAAATCAACAGGCATTTCAGTTACAGAAAGTCAAATTTCAGATTTACAGGCCTACTTAACAGCCGAAGTAGACCCTCAATTCGCTTCATGGGATAAAGCGACAGGCATAGTCATTACCGAGTCTCAAATCTCCGACTTACAAACTTACCTTACTGTAGAAACCGACCCAACTTTTACCGCTTGGGATAAATCAACCGGCATTTCAGTTACAGAAAGTCAAATTTCAGATTTACAGGCCTACTTAACAGCCGAAGTAGACCCTCAATTCGCTTCATGGGATAAAGCGACTGGCATAGTCATTACCGAGTCTCAAATCTCAGACTTACAAACTTACCTTACTGTAGAAACCGACCCAACTTTTACCGCTTGGGATAAATCAACAGGCATTTCAGTTACAGAAAGTCAAATTTCAGATTTAAATCATTTCACTACAGCCGATGAAACCGACCCTGTTTTTGGTGCATCAGTAGCAAGCGGTATAACAGCAACTGACACTACCAACTGGAACAATAAACTTGATAACGAAATCGACCCAACTTTTACCGCTTGGGACAAATCAACAGGCGTTTCAGTTGCTGAAAGTCAAATTTCAGATTTAAATCATTTCACCACAGCCGATGAAACCGACCCTGTTTTTGGTGCATCAGTAGCAGGCGGTATAACAGCAACTGACACTACCAACTGGAACAATAAATTGGACAGCTACACTGAAACCGACCCGGAATTTACCTCGTGGGACAAAGATTATGCAGATTTGACAAATAAACCCACTGTAATTAGTGATTTTACAATGGATGCAAACGCTCAAAACATTACTAACCTTGCCAGTCCTGTAAATGCTCAAGATGCAGCAACAAAAGCGTATATCGATAATTTAATCATTAAGGTTGGTGCAACAAGTAAGTTACTTGCCTTGGGTTTTTCGGTGCAGCAATTAATAGATGCAGGACATAAAGCATCCGATCTGGTCTCAGCTGGAATTGATCCATCTGAACTAATTACTGCAGGTTATTCTAATTCTGATTTTGTCGGTGGAGTTTATCAAGGAGGAGTAATTGCTTATGTTTCGCAAGCCGGTGACCCCGGTTATGTAGCCGGAGAAATACATGGATTAATAGCAGCTACAATAGACCAAAGTGAAGAAACACAATGGTACAATGTACCGGAGATAACACTTGGAGCAGTTGGCGATAGTTTGTATGCAGGTAAAGCTAATACTGCCATAATAGTGGCAGCATTAAATAGCGTTTACCCAAATTACAATTATGCGGCAAATATTTGTGACAGATATTCAGTAACAGTTGACGGAGTTAGTTATGACGACTGGTATTTACCATCGCTTTATGAGTTAAACTTATTGTATGAGCAAAAAGATGCGATTGGCGGTTTTGCACGTAAAGTCTATTGGAGTTCCTGGGAGTTGAGTAGAACAAGCCCCCCTATGCGCGTAATAAATCTAGACTTTGAAGATGGAAGCGAGGCTTGGGCCTATCGGACTGAGATGCACAGGGTGCGTGCCGTTCGGGCTTTTTAAGCAGTTAACTAATTTTAAATTTTAGAGCATGCCTAAATCAGGCAGATGCTTTGAAAAGAGAGAAATATCTTCCGAACACTCCTAATTGCAAATCCGCGCCAGCGGGGGGATTTGCACCGCTAGGTTTAATTTTAAAATTCGAATAAATGTTATAACTTTGTAATTACATAGTTTCAAAAATTAGTTATGGAAATATCAGTTATAAAAATCGGAAACTCAAAGGGGATTAGATTAAGTAAAACCCTGCTCGACAGGTACAATATCAAAGATACTGTTGATTTAATAATGGATAAAGGACAAATTATTTTAAAACCAATTTCAAAACCACGAAAAGGATGGGAAAAGGCGTTTGAAAAAATGGCTAAAAATGGAGATGACAATTTGTTATTTGACGATGTGTTTGACGATGAAAACCTCGAAGAATGGAAATAAAACAATATCAAATTATTTTAGTCAATCTTGACCCGACAATTGGAAGTGAAATCAAAAAGACAAGACCTTGTGTGGTAATTTCTCCAAATGAGATGAATAAATATTTGCGGACAGTGGTTATTGCCCCAATGACAACAAATTCAAAAAAATATCCGACACGAGTAAAAATAAAACATGACAATAAAGTTGGGTGGATTGTTTTAGACCAAATCCGAACAATTGTCAGACAAAGAATAATAAAGGTTTTTGGCGAATTACAAGATTCTGAAATTCAAGAATTAAAATCGGTTTTGCGAGAAACTTATATTGACTGAAAAATAAAAAAACAAGGTTAATAAACTGCATATTCCCTTCTGCCCTTTTGCAACGAGGTTAAATGCTAAAAGTATTTGTAATGCTTTTTATAGCGCCGATTAAACCGGCAATATTGCAAAACCTCTGGTGCGCAATTGCATCGCGGAAATTTCTAAAATAAAAAATTGCAGACCCTCTGTTTTCCCTAATAGTAAAAGAACAAAAACCCAAACCCATGAGCCGAATACGAAAAAAAAAGAAAGCGCTGCACAAGCAAAAACAACTTGAGGCTGAAAGAAGAAACCATTTTCTGAGGCATTTAAAACATGTTTTTATTGCAAGTGGCTGCGAACAAGTATATGAGGCACTAACACCAACGCACAAGCAAGCATTATATGAGATTAAAGACAGCTCGATAAAAATACGGCAGGGCGACTGCTCATGTTTAAGCAACAGCGAAATAAAGCAGCTAAAACAGTTGATTGATAAGGAAGCGCAAAAAAAGAAGGTAAGCATTGAAAACAGCACTTATACCATGTCGGTTAAAGAGTTTTACACGTATGGCATTAGTTTATATGCTTTACAAAATTGGTTAGCGGATCAGGAAGAGCCGGAAATGCAGGAGGCTTATACGCTTATGAAGGAGAGCTTGGATGTTGTGGAGACCGAAAAAAAATACAGGCAACATATTTTTGCATTTTGTGGTACTATATCGATGTTAGCTTCGGAGTTAACTAAAGTATTAGTACATATAAAAATGAAATTTGCTACTGCAAATACCGGGCGAATGAATGGGCTGGAGTTTGAAATTGATGCCTATCCATGTCAGCAAAAGAAATTTCAACTATACGGCAATACCAGGCCTGCTTACCGGGTTGGTTCTTACGCTTATTTTATGGTATATCCTGAATGGGCTTCGGTTAAACGTTCGTCATTCGAAAAGCCAACGCCATTCAACAACATCGATATTCCTGTTTACATACAAATGCATGCTATAAACAGACTTTGCGAACGAATGGATACACTTAGCCGCGATTGTTTGGAGCTGTATGTTTACCTTTCTTTTCAAAATCCAGGTATCACTTTCTTTCAAGGTAAAATGCTTGTTGATTATGTGTATGGCCAAACAAAATTGGGCTATTTGTTGGTGGAAATAGTTGATAATGTTTTATTGATAAAAACATTTTTGCTGCTTACCAACGAAGCAACTCCCGAGGGCGAAAAACTAAAAGAGTTAACCGGGTTATCGAAAGTAGATATGAAATACTGGAATATTGACCGCTTAAGTACCTTCCAAAAAACCGATATTGAAGAAAATGAAGAACTGAAATCGATCTTCAAAAATGCAGGATGTAGCAAACTGTTTAGCGAGGCTGTTAACTTTCTTGAAGAAGAAGAACATTCGTGTATTGCCGAAAATATTCTGAAATACTTCCACAAAGAAAAATATTTGTATGGTTCTTCGATGCCATCCTGAAGTGCTACCGACTATGGCAAGGATTGGAGAGGTAGCTTGCCGAAGTGCTTGGTAGTGACGGCCGGCAGCTGTGAACGACCGGAGGGAGCTACACAGCTGATGTTTCCGGAACAAACAAGCGCAAGGGAACTTTAGCGAAAAGCCTGGCTGCCAGCAAAGAGAATTGATTGAATAAGAAACGAATCTTAATTGTTCAAAAAATATGCGATTTCGATGCTTTATCAACAATTGGCTGAATTAAAATGTATTACCTTTGTGGCTTCAAATTTTTAATCCATTTACGAGATGAAAAGAGATACTTTGGTTTTTGATATCATTAAAAAAGAGCACGAACGCCAATTGGGCGGAATTGAGTTGATCGCTTCTGAGAATTTTGTGAGTGATCAGGTTATGGAAGCTATGGGTTCTGTAATGACCAATAAATATGCTGAAGGCTATCCGGGTAAAAGATACTACGGTGGTTGTCAGTTTGTTGATATGACCGAGCAATTGGCTATCGACCGCATTAAAGAAATTTACGGTGCCGAATGGGCAAACGTTCAGCCACACTCCGGAGCACAGGCAAATGCTGCAGTGTTGAGTGTAATTTTAAAACCAGGAGATACTTTCTTAGGTCTCGATTTGTCGCACGGAGGTCACCTTTCGCATGGTTCATTTGTAAACTCATCGGGTATTTTATACAATCCGGTAGCTTACAAAGTAAAAGAAGACACCGGAATGGTGGATTACGACGAAATGGAAGCTTTAGCCATTGAGCACAAACCAAAATTAATTATTGGTGGTGCATCGGCTTACAGCCGCGAGTGGGACTACAAACGTATGCGCGAAATTGCAGATAAAGTAGGTGCCTTGTTTATGGTTGATATGGCTCACCCAGCAGGTTTAATTGCCGCCGGTTTGCTTGACAATCCGCTTGAGCACGCACATATTGTAACATCAACTACACATAAAACATTGCGTGGACCACGTGGTGGAATTATTCTTATTGGAAAAGATTTTGAAAATCCATGGGGAATTGCCACTAAAAAAGGAGAAGTTCGTACCATGTCATCTTTGCTTGATTCGGCTGTTTTTCCGGGACAACAGGGAGGACCACTGGAGCATGTAATTGCCGCTAAAGCTGTGGCTTTCGGCGAAGCACTTGATCCATCGTATAAAGAATACCAGGCACAAGTGAAAAAGAATGCTTCAGTAATGGCACAGGCTTTTGTTGATTTGGGTTACAAAGTTATTTCAGGTGGAACAGATAACCACTCAATGTTGATTGACTTACGTACCAAGTATCCTGAAATTACAGGTAAATTGGTTGAAAATACAATTGTAAACGCCGAAATTACCGTGAACAAAAACATGGTCCCTTTTGATAGTCGTTCTCCATTTCAGACTTCAGGTTTACGTGTGGGAACACCAGCTATTACTACTCGTGGTGTAAAAGAAGATTTAATGCCGGTTATTGTGCAGCTAATCGATGATTCAATTGCGAATATCAACGACGATAAAATGATTAAGTCGATAGGGGAGAAAGTTCATTCAATTATGAAGGATTTCCCATTGTTTGCATACTAAGAAATAAATAGATACTAAAATAAGCGCTGCTCAACTACGGATGAGCAGCGTTTTTTATTTTCTTTGAACTCTAAACAGTAAACTCTGAACTGAATATGGAATGGTACATTATTATAGCCCTTATTGGAACCGGAGTTGCTGCCGGATTTATTAATACTACAGCCGGCGGTGGTTCTATGCTTACAATTCCCTTATTAATGTTTATTGGTTTGCCGGCTAATGTTGCCAACGGAACCAACCGGATTGCCATTCTTTTACAAAATGTTATTGGTGTAAATACCTTTTGCAAAAAGAAAGTTCTCGACCTGCGTAGCGATTATCGTTTGGCGGTTCCTGCCATTGTAGGATCAATAATCGGAGCATTTATTGCTGTGGAAATTGATGTTGATGTTCTGAAAAAAGTGATAGCCGGTTTAATGGTTGCCCTGCTTTTTGTGGTGGTACTTAAACCCGATGTTTGGGTTAAAGAACGAGTTGGGAAAGTTGATGCAAAACCTTCTGTGTTGCAATATGTCATTTTCTTTTTTATTGGTGTATACGGAGGATTTATTCAAATGGGAGTTGGCTTTATTTTATTGGCGGGTCTTGTTTTGGGAAGTGGCTACGATTTGGTAAAAGCCAATGCTGTTAAAGTCTTTATCGTATTAATTTATACCGTATTTTCACTCGGGATCTTTTTCTTTCATGGGCAGGTAAACATTGTTGCCGGATTAATTTTGGCTGCCGGTAATATGTTTGGCGCCTGGTTGGGAGTTCATTTTCAGGTGAAAGGTGGAGCAAAATATGTGCGTTACGTTTTAATACTTGCCATGGTGATTGTAATTTTAAATCTGTTTGGAGTGTTTAATTAGCCACTAGCTGCAAGCCACTAGCTATTTTGTTATTTGCAGCTTGCAGCTTGAATCTTTACAATTGAATAGACAACATAAAATACCAGTTACCATAATAACCGGCTTCCTGGGAGCCGGAAAAACAACTTTTATAAATTATTTGTTGCAAAGCGAATCTGCAACACAGTTTGCCTTGGTTGAAAATGAATTTGGCGAAGTGGCCATCGATACAAAACTGATAAAAGGTGTTGATACCAGTCAGATGTTCGAGTTAAAACAAGGATGTATTTGCTGTACCATTACCGATGAGTATGAGCTGGTTTTAAAAGAACTGGCGGAACGATTTCCTGAGGTAGATCATCTCCTGATTGAAACCACCGGAATTGCAGACCCTGCTCCGGTTATTCAGCCTTTTTTCAGCGACGAGGAATTAAACGAAATTTATGAGTACAACGGAACTGTTTGTTTGGTTGATGTGCTCAATTTTTGGACTCACCCCGAACAGGAAACTCATCTGAAACAGCTGGTAATTGCTGATCTGATTTTGCTGAGTAAAGCAGAAAATTTGTTGCCGGCGGAAATAAATAAAATTCAAAATGAGCTCCAAAGTCTGAATCCATTTGCAACTAGTTTAGTATCGAAATATGGTGCTGCCGGTTATAACCTTCAAAGCATTCAGCGAAAAATCCGAACTAAATTTGATTTTGTCAGTCATCGTGTTTCTCATGCACACATTCAAACCAAAACTTTCTCATTTTCAAATCCGGTAAATAAAGAGGATTTTATCAACCGTATTTCATATACACTTGATGTTTATAAAAATCAGATTTACCGGTGCAAAGGAATACTCTTTTTCGAGGACGAACCTTTTCAGTATATTTTGCAGGGTGTTGGCGGAAGTTTTGAAATTACCGAAGGCGATTTAATTGTAGATACGTTTAAAAGCGAAGTGATTTTTATCGGTAAGCTGGATAACGTTCAACTCGACTTCTAGCGAACTATCCCAGCCAAACCATCCAAAGCGGAATAATTACAATGGAAAGTAAGGTTCCCAAAACTACAATGCGGGCAGCCAGCGTGGTTTCAAGTTTGTAATGCAACGAAAGCGCATAGGGTGTTAAACCGAGTGGCATGGCTGCATCAATTACCGATGCTTTTAAAAACTGCGTATCAAATTGTGTTAGTTTTAAAAACTGGTAGAAAACAAAAGGCAGAACCAACATGGTTCCACCCACAAATGCTGCAACCTGGTACCACTCTTTTAGTTTGCCGAATTTTTGCATTCCCAGAAAAATGCCTAGTGAAAACAAAACTACAGAAGTTACCGAGTTGGCAAAAAGCTGAATGGTTTGTTCGGCTACCACAGGCAGTTTTATTTTAAAAAATACCAGTACAAGTCCAACTATAACAGATAATAACAAGGGATTTTGTGCCAGACTAAGGAGCAGTTTTTTTACATCGAATGATTCTTTGCCGTTCACTTCAACCAGTATAATTCCGAGCGTAAGTAACCAAAAAATATAAATGGCCGAAATAATTGCTGCTACGGGTAAAATGTTGTCACCAAAGGCATTTTGTAAAACCGGCATTCCCAGGTAGGCAATGTTTCCAAAGGGCAATATCAGAAACAAAGTGCGGCGCATTTGTGGTGGAAACTTAAATAATTTTGCCACCGGAAATGCAAGCAAACTGCACAGGATAATGTAGCCCGAGTTATACACAATCAGCGTAACAAACGATTGTTCGCCCAGCTCTAAATGCATTAACGAAGCAATTACCAACGCCGGGAATCCAATGTACAATGCATATTTATTTAGCACGTCAATCCAGTTTGCATTACTGGCTTTGGTACGCGAGAATAGAGTTCCTGTGATTATAATCAGGAACAAAGGCAATACCGTTTTTACTGCGATTATGAATGTGCCCATTCGCCATAGTTTATGTGAGGCCGAACGTCGGTAATAAACATACCCGCTTTTTCTGCCGCAATAATTCCAAGGTCGCCGTCTTCAAAAACCTGGCAATATTGAGGCTCAACACCCATTAATCGTGCGCATTCCAAAAATGTCTCAGGCTCGGGTTTGTGTTGGGTTACATCATCGGCTGAAACGATGGCATCAAAATATTCGGTTAAACCAAGCGCATTTAACTGCACTTCGGCACTTTTACGACTTGCTCCTGTTCCAACAGCCATTGGAAGTTTGCCATGGTATTTTTTTACAATTGCAGTTACTTTTGCAACCGGTATCAACAAATCAGCATGATCCCAAAACAATTGTTGTTTCATTTTAACAAGGTTTTCCGGCGACTCGGAAACATTGTACTGTCGGTTAATACGACGGGCAAACTCAATGGTTGGCATGCCGGTCATTTCGTAAATAATCTGTGGATCGAAATCAAAACCATATTTCTCTCCAATCATGTTCCATGTTTTTATATGTACCGGAAGTGAATCCGACAAGGTTCCGTCTAAATCAAAAATCAAGGCTTTTGCCTCAGGATGTACTGTAATTCCCATTCGTTTTAATTTGTGGTCAAAAGTAATACAACCCTTCTAAACGAGTATTGTTCGCTACAAACTGGTTGAAGATTTAAACATGAGTTAAACCCAAACGATGAGTGCTGCCCTTATTTTTTTGATGACGACGTCCGGTGACATGAAAACTGACCGTTTTTTTTGTAGGTGCTGCTCAGCGAGACGAAAATTGATGGTTTATTTTGTTGTTGACGACTGTCGCGACGAAAATTGATAGTTTATTTTGTTGTCGACGACTGTCGAAATGAAAATTGAAAGTTTATTTTGATGACGACGGCTGTCGAAATGAAAATTGATGGTTTATTTTGATGACGACGGAGTTAGTTAATGAGTTAATTAGTGAGTGAGTGGGGTGATGAGTAATTGAGTGAGGGTGTATAGAAGTTACAGTCGTAAAGTTTTTTTAGTTTTTACAACTGTAACTTTTTACTGATTTTATACCGATTACTATTCAAAATGTGCCTTTAGTGCATTTCATTTCCAAAAGCACTTTGAATATGTATCGGCATTATACCAGCGCAATTTGATATTTAAGTGGTATTAGATGCGCCAGGCAATTACAACACTTGTGCTCATTTCAATTTCTGATGGATTTAATGCACTTGTTCCTCCAGCTGATGCAGTTCCACGTATCATAATCGATTCTTTTCGCATTTCGAAATTTGGGTGGCTGTATGTCCCGATAAGTTGTGGTTCACCGTATTGAATGTGTCTGATCCCGTAAATTTTTATTCCGGCACTTTTTGCTATTATTTCAGCTTTTTGCTGGGCATCTTCAACCGCCAGTTGAATCAGTTTTTCTTTAACGTTTTCTTTTTGTTCAGGAGTTAGCGCAAACGAGAGCGAAAAATCGGCATTAAAATTATTTTTAATGATCTCAAAAATAAGATCGTTTTTAGGATAATCAGCTACCGTTTTAATCAGAACAGGGATGTCGGCCTGGTAGCCTTTAAAAACCGATTTTCTTGAAATGTTATCGTACTCGCGAACTTCCCTGATTGAGTAATTGTGTGTTTTAATGAGGTCCTTATCAATCCCGTTTTTTGTAAATTCATTGGTTAGCATTTCCGCTTCTTTTAATGCTTTTTCGGCGCAAACCGAATAGCTTGAATCGTCAACCGAAATGCGAACGTTAAACATAAATTGTTCGGGAACGAGTTTTACTGACGATTTTCCTTCAACCACCAACTCATCGGGGTATTGGTTTTGTGCCATCGATTGTGCCGCAAATCCAAGTACTATAAAAAGCAAAATAATGTGTTTCATGACCTTAGTTTTTAATTATCTTTTTTATACATCTGTTATTCTGGTTGCTTAGCAATACAAAATAAATGCCAGATGGAAGATCGGAAAGGTTGGTTGCGTTGAGTTGACTGGTTAATTGTTGCTTTTTTACAACTATACCTTGCGTGTTTGTTATGGTAAGCTCCTGAAAATCATCCTGATTATTGACCGTTAAACTGTTTTTAACCGGATTTGGATAAATTTTTGATTTTACATTGTTGATTTCAATTGCCGATGAAGGTTGCTCTAAAACTACTGATTCAAGGGTAATGTATTCAAAAGTAACATCGTCCAACGAAGTGCCTAAATCAAAAACAATTCTGGAATTATAGTCCGTACTTTTCATTTCAAAAACATAGGTGTAAATCGCAAACGTATCAGCCAGACTTGCATTTTCGTAACTACTGTAGGCCGACCAGGGATCGCTGTTTTTACCCACATAGGCAACCACGTTTCTGGCAGTTACTGCTTTTACTTTAAACGACAAACGATATTTTTTACCGGCTTCGAGCGCAATGTTTGTTTTTGTTAGCTGAATGTGCCAACCTTGCGAACCTTTTGTAGTAATGGCTACTTTTAGATTGTTTCCCTCCTTTAGTTTAGTAGAAGATGCTCCACTGTTGTTGCTTAAATTCCAATCGCCAACACTTTGTTCAAAATCTGATGTGTAAACCGATGTTGCAACATAACGGGCAGGTTCGGGCATTTTATTATTTACAAGAGCATCAATTAAGCCATTGTTGTAGGTTTTGCTTGCAGGCTTGTAAATGCCAAAACCGGCGCTAAATTCCCAGTAGGCCCAGCTCCATCCCAGCGATTCAATGTATCGTCCCATATAGGTCGTCCAAATTTCACGCGAATTTTTATCGGCTTTACTGTACGATCCGAATTCGCCAATGTGAATCGGGATATTTTTTTGTGTTTCAATGGCTTTTAAAGGAGCAAAATCGTTGGCAACTACATTTCGTTCGGTAACCGTATTTGTCCATTTTGTGCCCAGCCAAACATCGGCTCCATCCACCCATTCTGCTCCCTGGTGTGTAAAGGCAAATGGATTGTAGTAATGGATGGTAAGTATAATGTTGTCGTCATCGGGCAATTGAAGTTTCGAAAGCCCTCCTAAACCACCATATTCTGCAGTGCCTATTAATACAGCTCTTTCCGGATTTTTAATCCGAATAGTGGTTAGTGCATCAGCTAAAAACACATTCCATTTATCCGCCGTCATGTTTCCATGTGGCTCATTCAGTATTTCGAAAAGCAAACTATCGGGATAGTCGGCAAAATACTCTGATATTTGTTGCCATTGAGCCAGAAAACGTGCCTTGTTGTTCTCCGGATTTTCATAAAGTGCCTCGTGGTGGTGCATGTTAATTATGGCATACAAACCGTTGTTTAAAGCCGAATCTACTACTTGTTTAATTCGAGCCAGAAAATCCGGATTTATAGTGTAGGG contains:
- a CDS encoding GTP-binding protein, with translation MNRQHKIPVTIITGFLGAGKTTFINYLLQSESATQFALVENEFGEVAIDTKLIKGVDTSQMFELKQGCICCTITDEYELVLKELAERFPEVDHLLIETTGIADPAPVIQPFFSDEELNEIYEYNGTVCLVDVLNFWTHPEQETHLKQLVIADLILLSKAENLLPAEINKIQNELQSLNPFATSLVSKYGAAGYNLQSIQRKIRTKFDFVSHRVSHAHIQTKTFSFSNPVNKEDFINRISYTLDVYKNQIYRCKGILFFEDEPFQYILQGVGGSFEITEGDLIVDTFKSEVIFIGKLDNVQLDF
- a CDS encoding AEC family transporter; this translates as MGTFIIAVKTVLPLFLIIITGTLFSRTKASNANWIDVLNKYALYIGFPALVIASLMHLELGEQSFVTLIVYNSGYIILCSLLAFPVAKLFKFPPQMRRTLFLILPFGNIAYLGMPVLQNAFGDNILPVAAIISAIYIFWLLTLGIILVEVNGKESFDVKKLLLSLAQNPLLLSVIVGLVLVFFKIKLPVVAEQTIQLFANSVTSVVLFSLGIFLGMQKFGKLKEWYQVAAFVGGTMLVLPFVFYQFLKLTQFDTQFLKASVIDAAMPLGLTPYALSLHYKLETTLAARIVVLGTLLSIVIIPLWMVWLG
- a CDS encoding beta-phosphoglucomutase family hydrolase: MGITVHPEAKALIFDLDGTLSDSLPVHIKTWNMIGEKYGFDFDPQIIYEMTGMPTIEFARRINRQYNVSESPENLVKMKQQLFWDHADLLIPVAKVTAIVKKYHGKLPMAVGTGASRKSAEVQLNALGLTEYFDAIVSADDVTQHKPEPETFLECARLMGVEPQYCQVFEDGDLGIIAAEKAGMFITDVRPHINYGEWAHS
- a CDS encoding SIMPL domain-containing protein (The SIMPL domain is named for its presence in mouse protein SIMPL (signalling molecule that associates with mouse pelle-like kinase). Bacterial member BP26, from Brucella, was shown to assemble into a channel-like structure, while YggE from E. coli has been associated with resistance to oxidative stress.) is translated as MKHIILLFIVLGFAAQSMAQNQYPDELVVEGKSSVKLVPEQFMFNVRISVDDSSYSVCAEKALKEAEMLTNEFTKNGIDKDLIKTHNYSIREVREYDNISRKSVFKGYQADIPVLIKTVADYPKNDLIFEIIKNNFNADFSLSFALTPEQKENVKEKLIQLAVEDAQQKAEIIAKSAGIKIYGIRHIQYGEPQLIGTYSHPNFEMRKESIMIRGTASAGGTSALNPSEIEMSTSVVIAWRI
- a CDS encoding cellulase family glycosylhydrolase, which codes for MKTNLTIFILFLFFISSAQNREKVFELNRKLGRGINYGNMFEAPTETGWGNPWQPEYAGIIADLGFNHVRIPIRWEPDARSSSSAPYTINPDFLARIKQVVDSALNNGLYAIINMHHHEALYENPENNKARFLAQWQQISEYFADYPDSLLFEILNEPHGNMTADKWNVFLADALTTIRIKNPERAVLIGTAEYGGLGGLSKLQLPDDDNIILTIHYYNPFAFTHQGAEWVDGADVWLGTKWTNTVTERNVVANDFAPLKAIETQKNIPIHIGEFGSYSKADKNSREIWTTYMGRYIESLGWSWAYWEFSAGFGIYKPASKTYNNGLIDALVNNKMPEPARYVATSVYTSDFEQSVGDWNLSNNSGASSTKLKEGNNLKVAITTKGSQGWHIQLTKTNIALEAGKKYRLSFKVKAVTARNVVAYVGKNSDPWSAYSSYENASLADTFAIYTYVFEMKSTDYNSRIVFDLGTSLDDVTFEYITLESVVLEQPSSAIEINNVKSKIYPNPVKNSLTVNNQDDFQELTITNTQGIVVKKQQLTSQLNATNLSDLPSGIYFVLLSNQNNRCIKKIIKN